The genomic window gggtgtctgactgctaataggaatgtctgactgcaaatatggatgtctgactgctaatagggatgtctgactgctaataggaatgtctgactgctaataggaatgtctgactgctattaggaatgtctgactgctaatagggatgtctgactgctaacagggatgtctgactgctaataggaatgtctgactgctaatagggatgtctgactgctattaggaatgtctgactgctattaggaatgtctgactgctaataggaatctaTGTTCACCTGCTAATAAGAATATCTGACTGCTAATAGGTATCTCTCTTcacctgctaataggaatgtctgactgctaatagggatgtctgactgctaatagggatgtctgactgctaataggaatgtctgactgctaataggaatgtctgactgctaataggaatgtctaaCTGcaaatagggatgtctgactgctaatagggatatctgactgctaataggaatgtctgactgctaataggaatgtctgactgctattaggaatgtctgactgctaatagggatgtctgactgctaataggaatgtctgactgctaataggaatgtctgactgctaataggaatgtctgactgctaataggaatctctcttcacctgctaataggaatgtctgactgctaataggaatgtctgactgctaataggaatgtctgactgctaataggaatgtctaaCTGcaaatagggatgtctgactgctaatagggatgtctgactgctaataggaatgtctgactgctaataggaatgtctgactgctattaggaatgtctgactgctaatagggatgtctgactgctaataggaatgtctgactgctaataggaatgtctgactgctaataggaatgtctgactgctaataggaatgtctgactgctaataggaatctctcttcacctgctaataggaatgtctgactgctaatagggatgtctgactgctaataggaatgtctgactgctaatagggatgtctgactgctaatagggatgtctgactgctaataggaatgtctgactgctaataggaatgtctgactgctaataggaatgtctgactgctattaggaatgtctgactgctaatagtaATCTCTGTTCACCTGCTAATaagaatgtctgactgctaataggaatctctcttcacctgctaataggaatgtctgactgctaatacgaatgtctgactgctatgagggatctctcttcacctgctaatagggatgtctgactgctaataggaatgtctgactgttaataggaatgtctgactgttaATAGGGATGTCTGGCTGCTAAtatgaatgtctgactgctaataggaatctctctccacctgctaatagGAACggctgactgctaataggaatctctctccacctgctaatagggatgtctgactgctaataggaatgtatATTcacctgctaataggaatgtctgactgctaatagggatgtctgactgctagtacgaatgtctgactgctaatgggaatgtctgactgctaataggaatctctcttcacctgctaatagggatgtctgactgctaataggaatctctcttcaactgctaataggaatgtctgactgctaataggaatgtctgactgctaatagggatgtctgactgctaataggggtgtctgactgctaataggaatgtctgactgcaaatatggatgtctgactgctaatagggatgtctgactgctaataggaatgtctgactgctaataggaatgtctgactgctattaggaatgtctgactgctaatagggatgtctgactgctaacagggatgtctgactgctaataggaatgtctgactgctaatagggatgtctgactgctattaggaatgtctgactgctattaggaatgtctgactgctaataggaatctaTGTTCACCTGCTAATAAGAAtatctgactgctaataggaatctctcttcacctgctaataggaatgtctgactgctaatagggatgtctgactgctaatagggatgtctgactgctaataggaatgtctgactgctaataggaatgtctgactgctaataggaatgtctaaCTGcaaatagggatgtctgactgctaatagggatatctgactgctaataggaatgtctgactgctaataggaatgtctgactgctattaggaatgtctgactgctaatagggatgtctgactgctaataggaatgtctgactgctaataggaatgtctgactgctaataggaatgtctgactgctaataggaatctctcttcacctgctaataggaatgtctgactgctaataggaatgtctgactgctaataggaatgtctgactgctaataggaatgtctaaCTGcaaatagggatgtctgactgctaatagggatgtctgactgctaataggaatgtctgactgctaataggaatgtctgactgctattaggaatgtctgactgctaatagggatgtctgactgctaataggaatgtctgactgctaataggaatgtctgactgctaataggaatgtctgactgctaataggaatctctcttcacctgctaataggaatgtctgactgctaatagggatgtctgactgctaataggaatgtctgactgctaatagggatgtctgactgctaatagggatgtctgactgctaataggaatgtctgactgctaataggaatgtctgactgctaataggaatgtctgactgttaATAGGGATGTCTGGCTGCTAAtatgaatgtctgactgctaataggaatctctctccacctgctaataggaacgtctgactgctaataggaatctctctccacctgctaatagggatgtctgactgctaatacgaacgtctgactgctatgagggatctctcttcacctgctaatagggatgtctgactgctaataggaatgtctgactgctaataggaatgtctgactaccaatagggatgtctgactgctaatatgaatgtctgactgctaataggaatctctctccacctgctaataggaatgtctgactgctaataggaatgtctgactgctaataggaatgtctgactgttaATAGGGATGTCTGGCTGCTAAtatgaatgtctgactgctaataggaatctctctccacctgctaataggaacgtctgactgctaataggaatctctctccacctgctaatagggatgtctgactgctaatacgaacgtctgactgctatgagggatctctcttcacctgctaatagggatgtctgactgctaataggaatgtctgactgctaataggaatgtctgactaccaatagggatgtctgactgctaatatgaatgtctgactgctaataggaatctctctccacctgctaataggaatgtctgactgctaataggaatctctcaccacctgctaatagggatgtctgactgctaatacgaacgtctgactgctatgaggtgatctctcttcacctgctaatagggatgtctgactgctaataggaatgtctgactgctaataggaatgtctgactgctaataggaatgtctgactgctattaggaatgtctgactgctaatagggatgtctgactgctaataggaatgtctgactgctaataggaatgtctgactgctaataggaatgtctgactgctaataggaatctctcttcacctgctaataggaatgtctgactgctaatagggatgtctgactgctaataggaatgtctgactgctaatagggatgtctgactgctaatagggatgtctgactgctaataggaatgtctgactgctaataggaatgtctgactgctaataggaatgtctgactgctattaggaatgtctgactgctaatagtaATCTCTGTTCACCTGCTAATaagaatgtctgactgctaataggaatctctcttcacctgctaataggaatgtctgactgctaatacgaatgtctgactgctatgagggatctctcttcacctgctaatagggatgtctgactgctaataggaatgtctgactgttaataggaatgtctgactgttaATAGGGATGTCTGGCTGCTAAtatgaatgtctgactgctaataggaatctctctccacctgctaataggaacgtctgactgctaataggaatctctctccacctgctaatagggatgtctgactgctaatacgaacgtctgactgctatgagggatctctcttcacctgctaatagggatgtctgactgctaataggaatgtctgactgctaataggaatgtctgactaccaatagggatgtctgactgctaatatgaatgtctgactgctaatagggatgtctgactgctactaGGGATGTCttactgctaataggaatgtctgactgctaataggaatgtctgactgctaatagggatgtctgactgctaatagggatgtctgactgctaataggaatctctctTCACCTGATAAAAGGAATGTCTGGctgctaataggaatctctcttcacctgataaaaggaatgtctgactgctaatatgAATCTCTCTTCACCTGATAAAAGGAATGTCTGGctgctaataggaatctctcttcacctgctaatagggatgtctgactgctaataggaatgtctgactgctaataggaatgtctgactaccaatagggatgtctgactgctaatatgaatgtctgactgctaatagggatgtctgactgctactaGGGATGTCttactgctaataggaatgtctgactgctaataggaatgtctgactgctattaggaatgtctgactgctaatagggatgtctgactgctaataggaatctctctTCACCTGATAAAAGGAATGTCTGGctgctaataggaatctctcttcacctgataaaaggaatgtctgactgctaataggaatctctctTCACCTGATAAAAGGAATGTCTGGctgctaataggaatctctcttcacctgctaatagggatgtctggctgctaataggaatctctctTCCCCTGATAAAAGGAATGTCTGGctgctaataggaatctctctTCACCTGATAAAAGGAATGTCTGGctgctaataggaatctctctTCCCCTGATAAAAGGAATGTCTGGctgctaataggaatctctctTCACCTGATCAAAGGAATGTCTGGctgctaataggaatctctctTCACCTGGTAAAAGGAATGTCTGGctgctaataggaatctctctTCACCTGATTAAAGGAATGTCTGGctgctaataggaatctctctTCACCTGATAAAAGGAATGTCTGGctgctaataggaatctctctTCACCTGATAAAAGGAATGTCTGGctgctaataggaatctctctTCACCTGATAAAAGGAATGTCTGGctgctaataggaatctctctTCACCTGATAAAAGGAATGTCTGGctgctaataggaatctctctTCACCTGATAAAAGGAATGTCTGGctgctaataggaatctctcttcacctgataaaaggaatgtctgactgctaataggaatctctctTCACCTGATAATAGCGACACGCTTCCCTGCTGCAGCAATACTGTGGCCTGTTCCATATAGGAGGACGGAGGAGGAAGGTCCTTAACCCTGGGAGGCAGTACTCagtacacagtctctctctctctctctctctctctctctctctctctctctctctctctctctctctctctctctctctctctctctctctctctctctctctctctctctctctctctctctctctctctctctctctctctctctctctctctctctccctccctccctccctccctccctccctccctgtgctgCAATCCAATAAACAGCTTTCACAGCAAGATCCTCCATCGATCTCTCCTCACCCTGTTACCCCCAGTTACACCCCACATTACACCTCTTAATGAAGGGCTGGTTCTAATGGGCCTATCAGGAGGCATTCAACCTCTTAGTGAAGGGCTGGTTCTAATGGGCCTATCAGGAGGCATTACGCCTCTTAGTGAAGGGCTGGTTCTAATGGGCCTATCAGGAGGAATTAAAAGGGCTGGTTCTAATGAGCCTATCAGGAGGAATTAAAAGGGCTGGTTCTAATGAGCCTATCAGGAGGCATTACACCTCTTAGTGAAGGGCTGGTTCTAATGGGCCTATCAGGAGGAATTATGGTCAGCTGGTACTTAGCATGTTTAAAGCTCTGAGTTAAAATGCTTTGTTAAAGATCAGAGGAAAAGCATGCAGAGGAAACAGTGGGAAACACTGCAGAAACACCTACTGGAACTTGACAGTCGGCAGCTGGTCGATGCAGAAAGGAGAATATCAGTGGGTTTAGTCTTTCTAAAGTCGAATGGGGTGCTGGTCTTCCATGTATATCTGGCATGGATGGAAATTGTGGGTGAAGTTGTTATTCAAGGTATCAGATGATCTAACAGATGAGACATGCTGATTGAAACATCCGCTACGGTAAATCCGCTAAGATAAATCAGCTACGGTAAATCCGCTACGATAAATCAGCTACGGTAAATCCGCTACGATAAATCAGCTACGGTCAATCAGCTACGGTAAATCCGCTACGGTAAATCCGCTACGGTAAATCCGCTACGGTAAATTCGCTGGCTCTTGAATTGACACGGCCATTTAGGATTATTTACTCATTAGGTTGATTATTTAGCCCCTTTTAAAAAGGTCATTTGCGTATTTCCAGAACTACTGTGGATTTTGGTTTAACTCTTGGTAATACTATCCATATAAGAAGGTAGTTTGTAGTTTTACTGCCGTTTCTTAATTGTTCTATAGGATTCGCAGCCAGTTGTATCTTTGGTTCTACGGTACTTATCCCAGGGTGTATCCCTGTCTCTGAACAGATGTACTAAGGCAGAGCCAACCCAGGGCAGGTCCCTTGTTCTCCAAGGTGcatgtttgtatgtttgtttatgtgtaactctgtgttgttgtttttgtgtcgcaccactttgttttatcttggccaggtcgcagttgtaaatgagaacttgttctcaactggcctacctggttaaataaaggtgatctggtctacctggttaaataaaggtgatctggtctacctggttaaataaaggtgatctggcctacctggttaaataaaggtgatctggtctacctggttaaataaaggtgatctggtctacctggttaaataaaggtgatctggcctacctggttaaataaaggtgatctggtctacctggttaaataaaggtgtggcctacctggttaaataaaggtgatctggtctacctagttaaataaaggtgatctggcctacctggttaaataaaggtgatctggtctacctggttaagtaaaggtgatctggtctacctggttaaataaaggtgatctggtctacctggttaaataaaggtgatctggtctacctggttaaataaaggtgatctggtctacctggttaaataaaggtgatctggtctacctggttaaataaaggtgatctggtctacctggttaaataaaggtgatctggtctacctggttaaataaaggtgatctggcctacctggttaaataaaggtgatctggtctacctggttaaataaaggtgatctggtctacctggttaaataaaggtgaaatcaaaatGTATAATAATAAATCATTGTTAATCACGAACCTTTGTGAATTCAGTGAAAAAGTCATCCCATGCATTCTGGATCTTTGCCAGTTTATGGGTATCAAGTCATCAATTAAATAATCAATATTTACATTTGTACATTGTCTTAAATGAATTCATTTTTAGGGGTGGTACTTTAGGTATCTTCCTTTTCCTGACATAgtagatgatgtaatgatcacTGACACAGTCTGGAAGAACACCTGCATTTAGAATCCTGTCAGGACGTATCACCAAGAGACAATCCTGAAAAATCACATTATGAGTTTGTGGATTTGACAGTTGTTGGATCTTTAATTAATTGAATAAAAACCAGATTTTTAATAGTTTTTCTATCGTTAGCAGAGGATTTAAATACAGTCAATTCTTAATAAAGTCACCTAAGATAAACATTGAATAAATATTGGTGATAATATTGTTTATGGAGTCTACTGGGGTATTTTGGTGGTCTGtaaatgtcacaggaaggccaaaatgatcatcatgaacaataaccacccgagccactgcccgttcaccccgctatcatctagaaggcgaggtcagtacaggtgcatcaaagctgagaccgagagactgaaaaacagcttccatctcaagaccatcagactgtcaaATAGCCATCACTACAGTAGCCAGCCACCAGCCAGTTACGTAACCCTGCAccatagaggctgctgccctatttaCATAGACtggaaatcactggccactttaataatggaacactagtcactttaataatgtttatatatttttcctttactcatctcatatgtgtatatataatatattctaTTCTAGGTTATTTAGTCTATGTCACGAAGACATTTTTAACTCAGGGTCTGAAATGTTGTTATTCAACCATGTCTCTGAAATTATTAATATGTGAGTTGATGAGTTTCTTCCCACGCTCTGAGCACGGCTATTATGGGTAGCAAGCTACGGATGTTTCCATGGAGAAGCCTTTCTCCCCAAGCTCTGAGCACGGCTATTATGGGTAGCAAGCTACGGATGTTTCCATGGAGAAGCCTTTCTCCCCACGCTCTGAGCACAGCTATTATGGGTAGCAAGCTACGGATGTTTCCATGGAGAAGCCTTTCTCCCCACGCTCTGAGCACAGCTATTATGGGTAGCAAGCTACGGATGTTTCCATGGAGAAGCCTTTCTCCCCACGCTCTGAGCACAGCTATTATGGGTAGCAAGCTACGGATGTTTCCATGGAGAAGCCTTTCTCCCCACGCTCTGAGCACGGCTATTATGGGTAGCAAGCTACGGATGTTTCCATGGAGAAGCCTTTCTCCCCACGCTCTGAGCACGGCTATTATGGGTAGCAAGCTACGGATGTTTCCATGGAGAAGCCTTTCTCCCCACGCTCTGAGCACGGCTATTATGGGTAGCAAGCTGTGGATGTTTCCATGGAGAAGCCTTTCTCCCCACGCTCTGAGCACGGCTATTATGGGAAGCAAGCTGTGGATGTTTCCATGGAGAAGCCTTTAGTATCTGTTATTCTATCTGCACTAGAGACATGattaaataacaataaaatgaataacaataaataacaataaaataaataacaataaaatgaataacaataaataacaataaaattaataaaacaaataaacaaatgtgTGTCACGggtttcttctgttgaaggagaggcggaccaaaacgcagcgtggttattgtgacacatctttaatgaagatgataaatgaacaatatacaaatcaagaaatgtgaagaaaaaaaaacgaaaacagccctatctggtgtaacaaacacaaagacaggaacaatcacccacaaaaccaaacaccaaacaggctacctaaatatggctcccaatcagagacaatgactaacacctgcctctgattgagaaccatatcaagcccaaacacagaaacagacaaactagacatccaacatagaatgcccactcagatcacaccctgaccaaacaaaacatagaaacagacaaactagacatccaacatagaatgcccattcagatcacaccctgaccaaacaaaacatagaaacagacaaactagacatccaacatagaatgcccactcagatcacaccctgaccaaacaaaacatagaaacagacaaactagacatccaacatagaatgcccactcagatcacaccctgaccaaacaaaacatagaaacagacaaactagacatccaacatagaatgcccactcagatcacaccctgaccaaacaaaacatagaaacagacaaactagacatccaacatagaatgcccactcagatcacaccctgaccaaacaaaacatagaaacagacaaactagacatccaacatagaatacccactcagatcacaccctgaccaaacaaaacatagaacatacaaagcaagctatggtcagggtgtgacaatgcgTCACTCGACTGAAGACAATGATGATGTTGTCTTCTCTGATTAAGATTAGAGATGCTGCAAGGTTTTTGCAGACCTACGGGTTATCTCAGCATAGCTCTCTGGCTGAGCTCCTGGGATTCTCTCTGCTGACTGTTCTGGATCTCTGTTGTAGTTCTGTTGGATGGGACGTGCGGGTGCTTCCTATGGATGCTACTGGAGCATAACTGTCTCTCTGGGTAGAGGTCCTGGGGGTTTGCTTGGTCCTTTTCTCAGGCTGTTTGTGTTGTCCAGAGGTCCTGGGGGTTTGCTGGTCCTTTTCTCAGGCTGTTTGTGTTGTCCAGATGTCCTGGGGGTTCGCTGGTCCTTTTCTCAGGCTGCTTGTGTCCAGAGGTCCTGGGGGTTCGCTGGTCCTTTTCTCAGGCTGCTTGTGTTGTCCAGAGGTCCTGGGGGTTCGCTGGTCCTTTTCTCGGGCTGCTTGTGTTGTCCAGAGGTCCTGGGGGTTTGAAGGTCCTTTTCTCAGGCTGCTTGTGTCCAGAGGTCCTGGGGGTTCGCTGGTCCTTTTCTCAGGCTGCTTGTGTTGTCCAGAGGTCCTGGGGGTTCGCTGGTCCTTTTCTCGGGCTGCTTGTGTTGTCCAGAGGTCCTGGGGGTTCGCTGGTCCTTTTCTCGGGCTGCTTGTGTTGTCCAGAGGTCCTGGGGGTTCGCTGGTCCTTTTCTCGGGCTGCTTGTGTTGTCCAGAGGTCCTGGGGGTTTGAAGGTCCTTTTCTCAGGCTGCTTGTGTTGTCCAGAGGTCCTGGGGGTTTGCTGGTCCTTTTCTCAGGCTGCTTGTGTTGTCCAGAGGTCCTGGGGGGTTGCTGGTCCTTTTCTCAGGCTGCTTGTGTTGTCCAGAGGTCCTGGGGGTTTGCTGGTCCTTTTCTCAGGCTGCTTGTGTTGTCCAGAGGTCCTGGGGGTTTGCTGGTCCTTTTCTCAGGCTTCTTGTGTTGTCCAGAGGTCCTGGGGGTTTGCTGGTCCTTTTCTCAGGCTGCTTGTGTTGTCCAGAGGTCCTGGGGGTTTGCTGGTCCTTTTCTCGGGCTGCTTGTGTTGTCCAGAGGTCCTGGGGGTTTGCTGGTCCTTTTCTCAGGCTGCTTGTGTTGTCCAGAGGTCCTGGGGGTTTGCTGGTCCTTTTCTCAGGCTGCTTGTGTTGTCCAGAGGTCCTGGGGGTTCGCTGGTCCTTTTCTCGGGCTGCTTGTGTTGTCCAAAGGTCCTGGGGGTTTGCTGGTCCTTTTCTCGGGCTGCTTGTGTTGTCCAGAGGTCCTGGGGGTTTGCTGGTCCTTTTCTCGGGCTGCTTGTGTTGTCCAGAGGTCATGGGGGTTTGCTGGTCCTTTTC from Oncorhynchus mykiss isolate Arlee chromosome 15, USDA_OmykA_1.1, whole genome shotgun sequence includes these protein-coding regions:
- the LOC118938902 gene encoding serine/arginine repetitive matrix protein 1-like; amino-acid sequence: MTSGQHKQPEKRTSKPPGPLDNTSSPRKGPANPQDLWTTQAAREKDQQTPMTSGQHKQPEKRTSKPPGPLDNTSSPRKGPANPQDLWTTQAAREKDQRTPRTSGQHKQPEKRTSKPPGPLDNTSSLRKGPANPQDLWTTQAAREKDQQTPRTSGQHKQPEKRTSKPPGPLDNTRSLRKGPPEKRTSEPPGPLDNTSSPRKGPANPQDLWTTQAAREKDQRTPRTSGQHKQPEKRTSEPPGPLDTSSLRKGPSNPQDLWTTQAAREKDQRTPRTSGQHKQPEKRTSEPPGPLDTSSLRKGPANPQDIWTTQTA